One Mycobacterium kubicae genomic window carries:
- a CDS encoding decaprenyl diphosphate synthase, with protein sequence MARRAERKLKSTDFPQLPPAPDDYPTFPDKSTWPVVFPELPPAPDGGPRRPPQHTSKAAPPRIPLDRLPNHVAIVMDGNGRWATQQGLRRTEGHKMGEAVVIDIACGAVELGIKWLSLYAFSTENWKRSAEEVRFLMGFNRDVVRRRRDILNEMGVRIRWVGSRPRLWRSVINELAVAEQMTKNNDVITINYCVNYGGRTEIAEAAREIAREAAAGRLNPDRITETTIARHMQRPDIPDVDLFLRTSGEQRASNFMLWQSAYAEYIFQDKLWPDYDRRDLWAACEEYASRNRRFGSA encoded by the coding sequence GTGGCTAGGAGAGCCGAGCGAAAGCTGAAGTCCACCGACTTCCCGCAGCTGCCCCCGGCGCCCGACGACTATCCCACCTTCCCCGATAAGTCGACGTGGCCGGTCGTCTTCCCGGAGTTGCCGCCCGCTCCCGACGGCGGGCCGCGTCGACCGCCGCAGCACACATCCAAGGCCGCGCCACCGCGGATCCCGCTTGACCGGCTGCCCAATCACGTCGCGATCGTCATGGACGGCAATGGCCGCTGGGCCACGCAACAAGGCTTGCGGCGCACCGAAGGCCACAAGATGGGCGAAGCGGTGGTCATCGACATCGCGTGCGGCGCAGTAGAACTCGGCATCAAGTGGCTCAGCCTCTATGCCTTCTCCACCGAGAACTGGAAACGATCGGCCGAAGAGGTCCGGTTCCTCATGGGTTTCAACCGCGACGTGGTGCGCCGCCGCCGCGACATTCTCAACGAGATGGGTGTCCGGATCCGGTGGGTGGGTTCGCGGCCGCGGTTGTGGCGCAGCGTGATCAACGAACTGGCGGTCGCCGAGCAGATGACCAAGAACAACGACGTCATCACCATCAACTACTGCGTCAACTACGGCGGGCGCACCGAAATCGCCGAAGCAGCAAGGGAAATTGCGCGGGAGGCCGCCGCAGGGAGGCTGAACCCCGACCGCATCACCGAGACGACGATTGCCCGCCACATGCAGCGCCCTGACATCCCCGACGTCGATCTGTTCTTACGGACGTCGGGGGAGCAGCGTGCCAGCAATTTCATGTTGTGGCAGTCGGCTTACGCGGAGTACATATTTCAGGACAAGTTGTGGCCCGACTACGACCGCCGCGACTTGTGGGCAGCCTGCGAGGAATACGCCTCGCGTAATCGACGGTTCGGGAGTGCGTAG
- the recO gene encoding DNA repair protein RecO → MRLYRDRAVVLRQHKLGEADRIVTLLTRDHGLVRAVAKGVRRTRSKFGARLEPFAHIDAQLHPGRNLDIVTQVVSIDAFATDIVSDYGKYTCGCAMLETAERLAGEERAPAPALHRLTVGALRAVADGHRPRDLLLDAYLLRAMGTAGWAPALTECARCADPGPHRAFHIAAGGSVCAHCRPAGSTTPPQGVLDLMSALHDGDWAAAEQSPQSHRGYVSGLVAAHLQWHLERQLKTLPLVERSYQGDRTVAERRAARIGQDSECG, encoded by the coding sequence ATGCGGCTGTATCGAGACCGAGCTGTTGTGCTGCGCCAGCACAAGCTTGGCGAAGCCGACCGGATCGTTACCTTGCTGACGCGCGACCACGGGTTGGTCCGCGCCGTGGCCAAGGGCGTGCGCCGAACTCGCAGCAAATTCGGTGCGCGGCTGGAGCCGTTTGCTCACATCGACGCGCAGCTGCACCCGGGGCGCAATCTGGACATCGTCACCCAAGTCGTCTCGATCGACGCGTTCGCCACCGACATCGTCAGCGACTACGGCAAGTACACCTGCGGCTGTGCGATGTTGGAGACGGCCGAACGGCTCGCCGGTGAGGAACGAGCCCCCGCTCCGGCGCTGCACCGGCTCACAGTCGGTGCGCTGCGGGCGGTGGCCGACGGGCACCGACCTCGTGACCTCTTGTTGGATGCGTACTTGTTGCGTGCCATGGGTACCGCCGGCTGGGCGCCGGCGTTGACCGAGTGCGCCCGCTGCGCCGACCCCGGTCCGCACCGGGCGTTTCACATCGCCGCCGGAGGCAGTGTGTGCGCGCATTGTCGCCCTGCCGGTTCCACCACACCGCCGCAAGGCGTGCTGGACTTGATGTCGGCACTGCACGACGGTGACTGGGCAGCCGCCGAGCAGTCACCGCAATCCCATCGCGGCTATGTCAGCGGATTGGTGGCCGCACACCTGCAGTGGCATCTGGAACGCCAACTCAAAACGCTGCCCCTCGTCGAGCGGTCTTATCAGGGTGATCGCACGGTCGCCGAACGTCGTGCCGCACGGATCGGGCAGGATAGCGAGTGTGGCTAG
- a CDS encoding amidase has translation MIGAFESESGAVDGPSGKRLPTLTDLLYQLATRKVTSAELVRRSLHAIDVSQSTLNAFRVVLTESALADAAKADRRRAAGDTAPLLGIPIAVKDDVDVAGVPTAFGTEGRVPPATQDSEVVRRLKAAGAVIVGKTNTCELGQWPFTSGPAFGHTLNPWSRRHTPGGSSGGSAAAVAAGLVTAAIGSDGAGSVRIPAAWTHLVGIKPQRGRISTWPLPEAFNGITVNGVLARTVADAALVLDAASGNVEGDLHKPPPLTASDYVSIAPGPLKIALSTRAPYTAFRTKLHPEILAALRTVGEQLELLGHTVVRGNPDYGVRLSWDFLARSTAGLWEWGERLGDDVNLDPRTMANMRTGHLLGQAILRSARRHEAADQRRVGSIFNIVDVVLAPTTAQPPPLARAFDRMGGLATDRTMIAACPYAWPWNVLGWPSINVPAGFTSDGLPIGVQLMGPANSEGMLISLAAELEALSGWPAKQPEVWWNTGANAAPIPHVPTPPTN, from the coding sequence GTGATTGGCGCTTTTGAGTCCGAATCCGGGGCCGTCGACGGCCCCAGCGGCAAGCGCCTGCCCACCCTGACCGACCTGCTCTACCAGCTGGCGACCCGCAAGGTTACCTCCGCTGAGCTGGTCAGACGGTCCCTGCATGCGATCGATGTCAGCCAGTCCACCCTGAACGCGTTCCGGGTGGTCCTCACCGAATCGGCACTGGCCGACGCGGCCAAGGCGGACCGTCGACGGGCCGCCGGTGACACCGCTCCGCTGTTGGGCATTCCGATCGCGGTCAAGGACGACGTCGACGTGGCTGGGGTACCCACCGCGTTCGGCACCGAGGGTCGCGTGCCGCCCGCCACCCAGGACTCCGAGGTGGTGCGCCGCCTCAAGGCGGCCGGTGCGGTGATCGTCGGCAAGACCAACACGTGCGAGCTGGGCCAATGGCCGTTCACCAGCGGCCCCGCCTTCGGGCACACTCTCAACCCCTGGTCGCGGCGGCACACGCCGGGTGGATCATCCGGTGGCAGCGCCGCAGCGGTGGCCGCGGGCTTGGTGACTGCCGCCATCGGCTCCGACGGCGCGGGCAGTGTGCGCATCCCCGCCGCGTGGACCCACTTGGTCGGCATCAAGCCACAACGCGGGCGCATCTCAACCTGGCCGCTCCCGGAGGCATTCAACGGCATCACCGTCAACGGCGTGTTGGCGCGCACAGTCGCCGACGCGGCGCTGGTGCTGGACGCGGCGTCGGGCAATGTCGAAGGCGACTTACATAAACCGCCGCCACTGACCGCCTCGGACTACGTCAGCATCGCGCCCGGTCCACTCAAGATCGCGCTGTCCACCCGCGCTCCCTACACCGCGTTCCGGACGAAGCTGCATCCAGAAATCCTGGCCGCGCTTCGCACGGTTGGTGAGCAGCTGGAACTGCTCGGCCACACCGTGGTGCGGGGCAATCCCGACTATGGCGTGCGGCTGTCCTGGGATTTCCTTGCCCGGTCCACCGCCGGCCTGTGGGAGTGGGGGGAGCGACTCGGCGACGACGTGAACCTGGATCCGCGGACCATGGCGAACATGCGGACCGGCCACCTGCTCGGCCAAGCCATCTTGCGCAGCGCGCGCCGCCACGAAGCCGCCGACCAGCGCCGGGTGGGCTCGATCTTCAACATCGTCGACGTGGTGCTCGCCCCCACTACCGCTCAGCCGCCGCCGCTGGCCCGCGCCTTCGACCGGATGGGTGGGCTGGCCACCGACCGGACCATGATCGCCGCGTGCCCCTATGCCTGGCCGTGGAACGTGCTGGGCTGGCCGTCCATCAACGTGCCGGCCGGGTTCACCTCAGACGGTTTGCCAATTGGCGTGCAACTGATGGGACCGGCAAACAGCGAAGGCATGCTGATCTCGTTGGCAGCCGAGCTCGAGGCACTCAGCGGATGGCCGGCCAAGCAGCCGGAGGTGTGGTGGAACACCGGCGCCAACGCCGCACCGATCCCGCACGTGCCCACGCCACCGACAAATTAA
- a CDS encoding RecQ family ATP-dependent DNA helicase: MERSPDDTADLDGVALTHFGWQQLTEDQRAAMRAVLNGRDVLAVMPTGSGKSAIYQVPTLLMDGVTLVVSPLIALQHDQIAAIDDCGAGKAVAVNSGLRAAQLRRNWEAIDRGDAKFIFISPEQLANDEVVQRLSAVELSLLVVDEAHCVSAWGHDFRPDYRRLADVFRQLGESIPVVALTATASVVVRRDIVDRLGFHNPSIVVGGFDRPNLSLTVERHLDEDDKRTAVLDTVPTLQGPGLLYVATRKDAEFYAQGLRDKGIAAAAYHAGMAKADRDRVHEGFRDDDYEVVVATSAFGMGIDKPNVRFVVHASIPDSLDSYYQQIGRAGRDGEDACALLLYRPEDLGLARFFTTGSPDEELLEAVYNALDTQRPTKPKDLRAKLDIPGRRLTNGINLLDESGAIRSTRKGLLSGKLPAAEAVAEAVHMVELRERVDQSRIEMMRGYSETDSCRRIFLLSYFGEYLAQPCGNCDCCEQAAELGDLTAEGPAIPVDTAVQHRQWGPGVVIGGDRERVTVLFDEFGYRTLSMAAVRDHGLLEVSTSAHPETA; this comes from the coding sequence GTGGAACGATCGCCTGATGACACCGCCGACCTCGACGGCGTGGCACTTACTCACTTCGGCTGGCAACAGCTGACCGAAGATCAGCGCGCGGCGATGCGGGCGGTGCTGAATGGGCGCGACGTACTTGCGGTGATGCCGACGGGGTCTGGGAAGTCGGCGATCTACCAGGTGCCCACCCTGCTGATGGATGGTGTGACGCTGGTCGTCTCACCGCTGATTGCGCTGCAACACGACCAGATAGCGGCCATCGACGACTGCGGCGCCGGGAAGGCGGTGGCGGTCAACTCCGGCCTGCGCGCTGCCCAGTTGCGGCGCAACTGGGAAGCCATCGATCGGGGCGACGCAAAGTTCATCTTCATATCGCCCGAGCAGTTGGCCAATGACGAAGTGGTGCAACGGCTCAGTGCGGTCGAGCTGTCGCTGTTGGTGGTTGACGAGGCGCACTGCGTCTCCGCGTGGGGACACGACTTCCGGCCCGACTACCGACGGCTTGCCGACGTATTCCGTCAGCTAGGCGAATCGATCCCGGTCGTCGCGCTTACCGCAACCGCGTCGGTGGTGGTGCGCCGTGACATCGTGGATCGGCTCGGGTTTCACAATCCGTCCATTGTGGTCGGCGGTTTTGACCGGCCCAACCTGTCCTTGACGGTCGAGCGTCACCTGGACGAAGACGACAAGCGCACCGCGGTGCTCGACACAGTGCCCACCCTGCAGGGACCCGGCCTGCTGTATGTGGCCACCCGCAAGGACGCGGAGTTCTACGCCCAGGGCCTGCGAGACAAGGGAATTGCCGCGGCGGCCTACCACGCCGGCATGGCGAAGGCCGACCGCGACCGGGTGCACGAAGGTTTCCGCGACGATGACTACGAGGTAGTGGTGGCGACCTCCGCGTTCGGAATGGGTATCGACAAGCCCAATGTGCGGTTCGTCGTACACGCCTCGATCCCCGATTCGCTGGATAGCTATTACCAGCAAATCGGGCGGGCGGGCCGCGATGGCGAGGACGCGTGCGCGTTGTTGTTATATCGGCCCGAAGACCTCGGCCTGGCTCGGTTCTTCACCACAGGCAGCCCGGACGAGGAGCTTTTGGAAGCGGTGTACAACGCGTTGGACACCCAACGCCCCACCAAACCGAAAGACTTGCGGGCCAAGCTTGATATTCCCGGCCGCAGATTGACCAACGGCATCAACCTGCTCGACGAGTCAGGCGCGATCCGATCCACCCGCAAGGGATTGCTGAGCGGCAAGCTGCCGGCGGCGGAGGCGGTCGCCGAAGCCGTTCACATGGTGGAATTGCGCGAACGGGTAGATCAGAGCCGGATCGAGATGATGCGCGGGTACTCCGAGACCGATTCTTGCCGAAGGATCTTCTTACTCTCCTATTTCGGTGAGTATCTGGCGCAGCCCTGCGGAAACTGTGACTGCTGCGAACAGGCCGCCGAGCTCGGAGACCTCACCGCGGAAGGCCCAGCGATCCCTGTGGACACCGCGGTGCAGCATCGGCAATGGGGGCCGGGCGTCGTGATCGGCGGCGACCGCGAACGCGTTACCGTGTTGTTCGACGAATTCGGTTATCGCACATTGTCGATGGCCGCGGTGCGCGACCACGGGCTGCTGGAGGTGTCGACATCCGCCCACCCCGAAACGGCGTGA
- the era gene encoding GTPase Era — protein sequence MTAETEFRSGFVCLVGRPNTGKSTLTNAMVGTKIAITSMRPQTTRHTIRGIVHRKDFQIVLVDTPGLHRPRTLLGKRLNDLVRDTYAEVDVIGLCIPADEAIGPGDRWIVEQIRAIAPKTTLVAIVTKIDKVPRDKVAAQLVAVSELVGQSAEIVPVSAVSGEQVDVLIDVLAAALPAGPAYYPDGELTDEPEEVLMAELIREAALEGVRDELPHSLAVVIEEVEPREGRDDLVDVHAVLYVERDSQKGIVIGKGGARLREVGSAARTQIEKLLGTKIYLDLRVKVAKNWQRDPKQLGRLGF from the coding sequence ATGACAGCCGAGACCGAGTTCCGTTCCGGCTTCGTGTGTTTGGTCGGTCGCCCCAACACCGGTAAGTCGACGTTGACCAACGCGATGGTCGGCACCAAGATCGCCATCACGTCGATGCGGCCGCAGACCACCCGACACACCATCCGGGGCATCGTTCACCGCAAGGACTTTCAGATCGTCCTGGTTGACACCCCGGGCCTGCACCGCCCGCGCACCTTGCTCGGCAAGCGGCTCAACGACTTGGTGCGCGACACCTACGCCGAGGTCGACGTCATAGGATTGTGCATCCCGGCCGATGAGGCGATCGGTCCGGGGGACCGGTGGATCGTCGAGCAGATCCGAGCGATCGCCCCCAAGACCACCCTGGTGGCCATCGTCACCAAAATCGACAAGGTGCCCAGGGACAAGGTGGCCGCTCAGCTGGTCGCGGTGAGCGAGCTGGTCGGGCAATCAGCCGAAATCGTGCCGGTGTCCGCGGTTTCCGGCGAGCAGGTCGACGTATTGATCGATGTGCTGGCCGCGGCGTTGCCTGCGGGCCCGGCCTACTACCCCGACGGCGAGCTGACCGACGAGCCCGAAGAGGTCCTGATGGCCGAGCTCATCCGCGAGGCAGCCCTGGAGGGGGTGCGCGACGAACTGCCGCACTCTTTGGCTGTGGTGATCGAGGAAGTCGAGCCGCGCGAGGGGCGAGACGACCTGGTCGACGTGCACGCCGTGCTGTACGTGGAGCGGGACAGCCAAAAGGGGATCGTCATCGGCAAGGGCGGTGCGCGACTACGGGAAGTGGGAAGTGCGGCGCGCACCCAGATCGAGAAACTGCTGGGCACCAAGATTTATTTGGACTTGCGGGTGAAAGTTGCCAAGAACTGGCAGCGCGACCCCAAACAGCTTGGCCGGCTTGGGTTCTAG
- a CDS encoding hemolysin family protein, translated as MNSVDQLLGAIALIGLGGLFAAIDAAVSTVSLARVHELVREERPGAVSLLKVMTDRPRYINLVVLVRIVCEVTATALMVAFFMHNLGANRGLIIAAATMVIISFVVIGVGPRTLGRQHAYSIALTAALPLQAISWLLMPISRLLVVLGNALTPGRGLRNGPFASEIELREVVDLAQQRGVVAADERRMIESVFELGDTPAREVMVPRTEMIWIEDDKSAAQAVNLAVRSGHSRIPVIGENVDDIIGVVYLKDLVRQALFTPGGGRGTTVAQIMRPAVFVPDSKPLDALLREMQRDRNHMALLVDEYGAIAGLVSIEDVLEEIVGEIADEYDEAETAPVEELGDHRYRVSARLPIEDVGELYGMEFDDDLDVDTVGGLLALELGRVPLPGAEVVSHGLRLHAEGGRDHRGRMRIGTVLLSPVEPEDSAGVDGPQASRDSEHRG; from the coding sequence GTGAACAGCGTCGACCAGCTGCTCGGAGCGATCGCACTGATCGGCCTGGGCGGGCTCTTCGCGGCAATCGATGCCGCGGTCAGCACGGTATCGCTGGCTCGGGTTCACGAACTGGTGCGCGAGGAGCGGCCCGGCGCCGTTTCGCTGCTCAAGGTGATGACCGACCGGCCCCGCTACATCAACTTGGTGGTGTTAGTGCGCATCGTCTGCGAAGTCACCGCGACGGCACTGATGGTCGCCTTCTTCATGCACAACCTGGGCGCGAACCGGGGCTTGATCATCGCCGCTGCCACCATGGTGATCATCAGCTTCGTGGTGATCGGGGTCGGCCCCCGCACGCTTGGCCGCCAGCACGCGTATTCCATCGCGCTCACGGCTGCGCTTCCGCTGCAAGCGATTTCCTGGTTGCTGATGCCGATCAGCCGGTTGCTGGTGGTCTTGGGCAATGCGCTCACCCCTGGCCGCGGCTTGCGCAACGGTCCGTTCGCATCGGAAATCGAGTTGCGTGAGGTCGTCGACCTGGCTCAGCAGCGGGGTGTGGTCGCCGCCGACGAGCGGCGAATGATCGAGTCCGTCTTCGAACTCGGTGACACCCCCGCGCGGGAGGTAATGGTGCCGCGCACCGAGATGATCTGGATCGAAGACGACAAGTCTGCCGCTCAAGCGGTGAATCTCGCGGTGAGAAGCGGACATTCGCGCATCCCGGTGATCGGTGAGAACGTCGATGACATCATCGGCGTGGTGTACCTGAAAGACCTCGTGCGCCAAGCCCTGTTCACGCCCGGCGGTGGGCGGGGAACTACTGTCGCCCAAATCATGCGCCCGGCGGTGTTCGTGCCGGACTCCAAGCCGTTGGATGCGTTGCTGCGTGAGATGCAGCGCGACCGCAACCACATGGCCCTGCTGGTCGACGAGTACGGCGCCATCGCCGGCCTGGTCAGCATTGAAGACGTGCTCGAAGAGATCGTCGGTGAGATCGCCGACGAATACGACGAAGCGGAAACGGCGCCGGTGGAAGAGCTTGGTGACCATCGCTACCGTGTCTCGGCGCGCCTGCCGATCGAAGACGTGGGTGAGCTGTACGGCATGGAGTTCGACGACGACCTCGACGTCGACACGGTGGGTGGCCTGCTGGCGCTGGAATTGGGCCGAGTCCCGCTGCCCGGCGCCGAGGTGGTGTCGCACGGTCTGCGGCTGCACGCCGAGGGCGGCCGCGACCATCGCGGCCGGATGCGGATCGGCACAGTGCTGCTCAGCCCGGTCGAGCCCGAGGACTCAGCCGGGGTGGACGGCCCTCAGGCGTCCAGGGACAGCGAGCACCGTGGCTGA
- the ybeY gene encoding rRNA maturation RNase YbeY, giving the protein MSIEVSNESGIDVSEAELVSVARFVIDKMEVNPGAELSMVLLDTAAMADLHMRWMDLPGPTDVMSFPMDELEPGGRPDAPEPGPAMLGDIVLCPEFAAQQAAAAGHSLGHELALLTVHGVLHLLGYDHGEPDEEREMFALQDRLLEEWVADQVEAYRNDRQNERDRRLLDKSRYFDQP; this is encoded by the coding sequence ATGAGCATCGAAGTCTCCAACGAATCGGGTATCGACGTCTCCGAGGCCGAACTGGTCAGCGTCGCCCGGTTCGTCATCGACAAAATGGAGGTCAACCCCGGCGCCGAGCTCTCAATGGTGCTACTCGACACCGCCGCGATGGCCGACCTCCACATGAGGTGGATGGATCTGCCCGGCCCGACCGACGTGATGAGCTTCCCGATGGACGAGCTCGAACCCGGCGGTCGTCCCGACGCCCCCGAACCCGGGCCGGCCATGCTGGGTGACATCGTGCTGTGTCCGGAGTTCGCCGCCCAGCAGGCCGCGGCGGCCGGGCACAGCCTCGGACACGAACTGGCGCTGCTGACCGTGCACGGTGTGCTTCATCTGCTCGGGTACGACCACGGCGAGCCGGACGAGGAACGAGAGATGTTCGCGTTGCAGGACCGGCTGCTCGAGGAGTGGGTGGCCGATCAAGTCGAGGCTTACCGGAATGACCGTCAGAATGAGCGGGACCGCCGGTTGTTGGACAAGTCAAGGTATTTCGACCAACCGTGA
- a CDS encoding 16S rRNA (uracil(1498)-N(3))-methyltransferase has product MVATLFYVDALPDTGALAVVDGDEGFHAATVRRIRPGEELVLGDGAGGLARCTVEDAGRDGLRARVLERWSVEPVRPAVTVVQALPKSERSELAVELATEAGADAFLAWQAARCVANWTGARVDKGLRRWRAVARSAARQSRRAYIPSVEGVLSTAVLARLVEERVAAGATVLALHESATHRFADLAVAQADSLLLIVGPEGGLAPDEVAALTEAGAATVRLGPTVLRTSTAAAVALGALGVLTSRWEPRADCEGDDATRR; this is encoded by the coding sequence ATGGTTGCGACGCTGTTCTACGTCGACGCACTGCCCGATACCGGCGCACTGGCTGTGGTAGACGGCGACGAGGGCTTCCACGCCGCCACAGTGCGCCGAATACGTCCCGGCGAAGAGCTGGTGCTGGGCGACGGCGCCGGGGGACTGGCCCGCTGCACCGTGGAGGACGCCGGGCGCGACGGTCTGCGCGCGCGAGTGCTCGAGCGGTGGAGCGTCGAGCCGGTACGGCCGGCGGTCACCGTGGTGCAAGCCTTGCCCAAGTCCGAACGCTCCGAGCTCGCCGTCGAGCTGGCCACCGAGGCCGGCGCCGACGCGTTCCTGGCATGGCAGGCCGCGCGCTGCGTCGCCAACTGGACCGGTGCCCGAGTGGACAAGGGACTACGCCGCTGGCGTGCGGTGGCCCGCTCGGCTGCCCGCCAATCCCGGCGGGCCTACATCCCGTCAGTCGAGGGTGTGTTGTCCACCGCCGTGCTGGCCCGGCTGGTCGAGGAGCGGGTGGCTGCTGGGGCTACGGTGCTGGCCCTGCATGAGTCGGCGACCCATCGGTTCGCCGATCTCGCTGTGGCACAAGCGGATTCGCTGCTACTGATCGTCGGCCCCGAGGGCGGCCTGGCACCGGACGAGGTCGCCGCGTTGACCGAGGCGGGCGCGGCCACCGTCCGGCTCGGGCCGACGGTGTTGCGCACCTCTACCGCGGCCGCGGTCGCATTGGGCGCGCTGGGCGTGCTGACATCGCGCTGGGAGCCCCGCGCCGACTGTGAAGGTGACGACGCGACACGCCGTTGA
- the dnaJ gene encoding molecular chaperone DnaJ: MARDYYGLLGVSRGASETEIKRAYRKLARELHPDVNPDEGAQAKFKEISVAYEVLSDPEKRRIVDLGGDPLESAGASAGGFGGFGGLGDVFEAFFGGGFSGATASRGPVGRVRPGSDSLLRMRLDLEECATGVTKQVTVDTAILCDRCQGKGTNGDSAPMPCDTCGGRGEVQTVQRSLLGQMVTSRPCPTCRGVGSVIPDPCHQCMGDGRVRARRDISVKIPAGVGDGMRVRLAAQGEVGPGGGPAGDLYVEVHEQAHDIFVREGDDLHCTVSVPMVDAALGVTVTVDAILDGMSEITIPPGTQPGSVITLRGRGMPQLRSTARGDLHVHVDVVIPTRLDHHDTELLRELKNRRGRDVAEVRSTHGGAGGGLFSRLRETFTGR, from the coding sequence GTGGCACGCGATTACTACGGGCTGCTCGGCGTCAGCAGAGGCGCCAGTGAGACGGAGATCAAACGCGCCTACCGCAAGCTAGCGCGCGAATTGCATCCCGACGTCAACCCCGATGAGGGGGCGCAGGCCAAGTTCAAAGAGATCAGCGTCGCCTACGAGGTGCTCAGCGACCCGGAGAAGCGCCGCATCGTCGACCTGGGCGGAGACCCGCTGGAAAGCGCCGGCGCCTCGGCCGGCGGCTTCGGCGGCTTCGGCGGCTTGGGTGACGTCTTCGAAGCTTTCTTCGGCGGCGGCTTCAGCGGAGCCACGGCTTCCCGCGGTCCGGTGGGGCGGGTGCGGCCGGGCTCGGACTCGCTGCTGCGTATGCGACTCGACCTGGAAGAGTGCGCGACCGGCGTCACCAAGCAGGTCACCGTCGACACCGCGATCCTGTGCGACCGGTGCCAGGGCAAGGGCACCAACGGCGATTCGGCTCCCATGCCGTGTGACACCTGCGGCGGTCGCGGCGAGGTGCAGACCGTGCAGCGGTCGCTGCTCGGCCAAATGGTGACGTCGCGGCCGTGTCCTACCTGTCGCGGCGTGGGCTCGGTGATTCCCGACCCGTGCCACCAGTGCATGGGCGACGGCCGGGTGCGAGCGCGCCGCGACATCAGCGTCAAGATTCCGGCCGGCGTCGGCGACGGGATGCGGGTCCGGCTCGCCGCTCAGGGCGAGGTGGGGCCGGGCGGAGGTCCGGCCGGTGATCTATACGTGGAGGTCCACGAACAGGCCCACGACATCTTCGTACGCGAAGGCGACGACCTGCACTGCACGGTGTCGGTGCCGATGGTCGACGCGGCGTTGGGAGTGACCGTCACCGTCGACGCCATCCTCGACGGCATGAGCGAAATCACCATCCCGCCTGGAACCCAACCCGGTTCGGTGATTACCTTGCGCGGTCGCGGCATGCCGCAGCTGCGCTCCACCGCCCGCGGCGACCTGCACGTGCACGTCGACGTGGTGATCCCCACCCGGCTCGATCACCACGACACCGAACTGCTGCGCGAGCTGAAGAACCGGCGCGGCCGCGACGTCGCCGAGGTGCGCTCCACCCACGGCGGTGCGGGCGGCGGGCTGTTCAGCCGGCTGCGCGAGACCTTCACCGGGCGCTAG
- the hrcA gene encoding heat-inducible transcriptional repressor HrcA: MGTADDRRFEVLRAIVADFVATKEPIGSKSLVERHNLGVSSATIRNDMAVLEAEGYITQPHTSSGRVPTEKGYREFVDRIHDVKPLSSAERRAIQSFLESGVDLDDVLRRAVRLLAQLTRQVAVVQYPTLSSSTVRHLEVIALTPARLLMVVITDSGRVDQRIVELGDVIDDHQLSQLREMLGQALDGKKLSAASVAVADLAGQLSGAGRLGDAVGRAATVLLESLVEHTEERLLLGGTANLTRNAADFGGSLRSILEALEEQVVVLRLLAAQQEAGKVTVRIGHETEAEQMAGTSVVTTAYGSNDTVYGGMGVVGPTRMDYPGTMASVAAVAMYIGEVLGAR; this comes from the coding sequence ATGGGAACTGCCGACGATCGTCGATTCGAGGTGCTGCGCGCCATCGTCGCAGACTTCGTCGCCACCAAGGAGCCCATCGGCTCCAAGTCGTTGGTGGAGCGGCACAACCTGGGCGTCTCGTCGGCGACCATCCGCAACGACATGGCGGTCCTGGAGGCCGAGGGTTATATCACCCAGCCGCACACCAGTTCCGGGCGGGTGCCCACCGAGAAGGGCTACCGCGAATTCGTCGACCGCATCCATGACGTGAAACCCCTGTCTTCGGCCGAGCGACGGGCGATTCAAAGCTTCCTGGAATCCGGCGTGGACCTTGACGACGTACTGCGCCGCGCGGTCCGCCTGCTGGCGCAATTGACCCGGCAGGTCGCCGTCGTGCAGTACCCCACCTTGTCGAGTTCGACCGTGCGCCATCTGGAAGTCATCGCCCTGACCCCGGCTCGGCTGCTAATGGTCGTCATCACCGACTCCGGCCGGGTTGACCAGCGCATCGTCGAACTGGGCGATGTCATCGACGACCACCAGCTGTCCCAGTTGCGGGAGATGCTGGGCCAGGCGCTGGACGGGAAGAAGCTGTCCGCGGCCTCGGTCGCGGTCGCCGATCTCGCCGGTCAGCTCAGCGGCGCAGGCAGACTGGGGGACGCCGTCGGCCGCGCGGCGACGGTGCTGCTGGAATCGTTGGTCGAGCACACCGAGGAGCGCCTGCTGCTGGGCGGGACCGCCAACCTGACCCGCAACGCCGCCGACTTCGGCGGCTCGTTGCGCTCGATCCTGGAAGCCCTCGAGGAGCAGGTGGTGGTGCTGCGGTTGCTGGCGGCCCAACAAGAGGCTGGCAAAGTGACAGTACGCATCGGGCATGAAACCGAGGCAGAACAGATGGCCGGCACCTCGGTGGTGACCACCGCCTACGGCAGCAACGACACTGTCTACGGCGGCATGGGCGTGGTGGGGCCCACCCGAATGGACTATCCGGGAACTATGGCGAGTGTTGCCGCGGTTGCCATGTATATCGGCGAAGTGTTGGGTGCTCGATGA